The Candidatus Kryptonium sp. nucleotide sequence TGTGAGCGCTCCGAGAAGATGCTTTAGCTTATCGGAAATTTTTTGAGTGAGCGAGATTTGTTAAATTTAAGAAACAAAATTTATCTGGAATTATGGGGAAAATTTACACTTTAACGGGAAATCCGTTCGTTGATGCCGGGATCTATGTCATTTCTGAACTTGTAGAGAAGGAAATTGAAGAGATTGAACCTGAAGATTTGAGGGATCTTTATCCAGAGATTGTTGATCTTTATTTTACTCCTGGTTGGAGAAGGATGCTTTATTCAATTTTTCCGAACCATCCTGTCACACATACGACTGGCAGTCCGAAAAAATATCGGGAATTCTTAGATGAGCTCTTTTCGGATTTGAAACCGTTAGGAAGTTCTGGGACTTGTGTTGCTTGTGGTCGCAGGGATAAGACAAGCGTTGAGAGAAGATACGGAATTGGCAGGGACCTTGTTCCGTTGACTGGCTCAGCTGAGTTTGTCAATTTCTTTCCGATGGGCTCGCTTGGGCTTGAGATGTGTTCGGCGTGTTTGCTTGTTATTCAATTTATGCCGATATTTTTGCACTATTGTGGTGGCAAATTTTTGTTGTTGCATTCAAACTCAAGTAAGGTATCAAGATATTGGGCAAGGAATTGTGTTTACAATTATCATAAGCAAGTTTCACTAAACAATTTTACTGGTTGTTACTCAAGCGACTTTAGAGATCCGGTGAATTCGTTTTTCAGAAGCATTGAGGACATAATAATAAAATATGATGAAAACTGGATTGATGAGGACGCTTTTATACGCTTTTATTATTTCAGCAACTATGGTCAAAGCCCATCCGTTGAAATTTTTGATGTTCCAACGCCTGTTTTTAGGTTCTTGGCGTATGTAAAGCAGGCAAACGCATATGGGGATTGGAAAGAGATGATTGAGGAGAATTATCTAAATGGGAAGAACGAAATCTATAACAAATTGCTCAAAAATGAAAGCATCGTCAGATATTTTTTTGACAAAGGTAGAAAAATCAAAGGCAACTGGGAACTTTTAAAATTTTACTTAAAGGAGGTGAGAGAAATGAACGAAAAATGGATCAATTTAATAAGAGAGCTCGGGGACAAAATTGCAGAAATAATTAAATCTCTTGATTCAATCAAACGGCTTAGACAGATTGAAATGGCACAAAGTTTTTCGGATTTTAGAGGTGTGCTGTTGCGTTTGGAAAGACAAGATGCAGTGAGGGCTGGTTTGAAAGAACCATTGATAAGATTTGACGATTATGTTTTTATCTTCGCAGATGGAGCGAAAGTATGGAATGAAGTGAGGGATTTGTTGTTGTTTAGAATCTATGAAAGGTTGCACGACTGGCTTTTGGAAAGACGAGTTGAAGAGGAAGTGGAAGAGTAAATTATAAAAACAAAATTTATCAGGAGGTGAAAAACTATGCTTATGGCAACAGGATATTTATTAGTTGATGCGCCACATTCAGCGCTAAACAATGCTGGAATTGATGTAAGCGAAAGGACAGAGAACATAGTCAGGGTAAAGGCGATAAGAAAGGGAAGGGAAATCTATCCATATGTTTCAGCTCAAGCTTGGAGGTATTGGTGGAGGATGACTTTGAAGGAAATGTTCGGTTGGGAGCTTTCTCCTGTTGAAAGAGCTGAGAAAGTTGCGTTTACAAAAGCAAATCCGTTTAAGTATCCTGACGATGATGTTTTTGGTTATATGAGGGCTGTGAGGGAAGGGAGAACAGATAGGACATTGACTCGTGTTTCACCTTTAAAATGTTCACCGCTTGTGTCAGTGTTAAGTTTTGAACCAGTGCAAGATTACGGAGTTATGGCAA carries:
- the cas8a1 gene encoding type I-B CRISPR-associated protein Cas8b1/Cst1 is translated as MGKIYTLTGNPFVDAGIYVISELVEKEIEEIEPEDLRDLYPEIVDLYFTPGWRRMLYSIFPNHPVTHTTGSPKKYREFLDELFSDLKPLGSSGTCVACGRRDKTSVERRYGIGRDLVPLTGSAEFVNFFPMGSLGLEMCSACLLVIQFMPIFLHYCGGKFLLLHSNSSKVSRYWARNCVYNYHKQVSLNNFTGCYSSDFRDPVNSFFRSIEDIIIKYDENWIDEDAFIRFYYFSNYGQSPSVEIFDVPTPVFRFLAYVKQANAYGDWKEMIEENYLNGKNEIYNKLLKNESIVRYFFDKGRKIKGNWELLKFYLKEVREMNEKWINLIRELGDKIAEIIKSLDSIKRLRQIEMAQSFSDFRGVLLRLERQDAVRAGLKEPLIRFDDYVFIFADGAKVWNEVRDLLLFRIYERLHDWLLERRVEEEVEE